One Scylla paramamosain isolate STU-SP2022 chromosome 6, ASM3559412v1, whole genome shotgun sequence DNA segment encodes these proteins:
- the LOC135101327 gene encoding low-density lipoprotein receptor-like isoform X1, with protein sequence MELHKRLSGGTEETGGKCIQKQCMCDGINGCSSGEDELVQLCGIVECREKNGGCEHLCFKTQKLYYFCQCQWYRLITKFNCENIDECVLPGLCSQYCTNTTGSFHFSCQPGCCCDS encoded by the exons ATGGAACTGCATAAGAGACTGTCAGGGGGAACTGAAGAAACTGGCGGGAAGTGCATCCAGAAGCAGTGCATGTGTGATGGCATCAATGGCTGCAGTagtggagag GATGAATTGGTGCAGCTGTGTGGCATTGTTGAGTGCCGGGAGAAGAATGGTGGGTGTGAGCACCTCTGCTTCAAAACTCAGAAGCTGTACTACTTCTGCCAGTGCCAGTGGTACAGACTCATCACAAAATTTAACTGTGAAA ACATTGATGAGTGTGTGTTGCCTGGGTTGTGCTCCCAGTATTGCACTAACACCACTGGCAGCTTCCATTTCTCCTGTCAGCCTGGCTGCTGCTGTGACTCATAA
- the LOC135101327 gene encoding uncharacterized protein LOC135101327 isoform X4 — translation MCVRHKGAATFVSAPLRENLCICANDFSVSLNKTTCINVFGSSSSSSSSSSSQKMVIEVSSPQDGMVLGVVLVSFAILDLAAGLLGGLLKLLYH, via the exons ATGTGTGTGAGGCACAAGGGTGCAGCCACTTTTGTGTCTGCACCTCTTAGGGAAAATCTGTGTATTTGTGCCAATGACTTCTCAGTCTCCCTCAACAAAACCACTTGTATTAATG TATTTGGTTCatccagcagcagtagcagcagcagcagcagtcagaaGATGGTGATTGAAGTGTCGAGTCCCCAAGATGGCATGGTGCTGGGTGTTGTGCTGGTCTCCTTTGCAATTCTTGACCTTGCTGCTGGA CTGCTGGGTGGGCTCTTGAAGTTGCTATACCATTGA
- the LOC135101328 gene encoding low-density lipoprotein receptor-related protein 8-like isoform X1 — protein sequence MCDGINGCSSGEDELVQLCGIVECWEKNGGCEHLCFKTQKLYYFCQCQPAYRFKKFNCEDIDECVAPRSCSQYCTNTTGGFHCSSQPGYCCDSSNYTHCKADSGNPYLICHRYDIWILRLKDGEVTTLVKDARRTTAFNFHYKTNQIICCDNKDKKIKSDNNEDATMVDTLLAGLLPLPVFGSPSSSTSSSQKMVIEVLNPQAGMMLGVVLDSLVVLDRAVGLLGGLLKLLYY from the exons ATGTGTGACGGCATCAATGGCTGCAGTagtggagag GATGAATTGGTGCAGCTGTGTGGCATTGTTGAGTGCTGGGAGAAGAATGGTGGGTGTGAGCACCTCTGCTTCAAAACTCAGAAGCTGTACTACTTCTGCCAGTGCCAGCCAGCTTACAGATTCAAGAAGTTTAACTGTGAAG ACATTGATGAGTGTGTGGCACCCAGGTCCTGCTCCCAGTATTGCACTAACACCACTGGTGGCTTTCACTGCTCCAGTCAGCCTGGCTACTGTTGTGACTCTTCCAACTACACACACTGCAAGGCTGATTCTGGCAATCCCTATCTCATCTGCCATAG ATACGACATTTGGATCCTGAGACTGAAGGATGGAGAAGTGACCACCCTTGTCAAGGATGCCAGGAGAACCACTGCTTTCAACTTCCACTACAAAACCAACCAGATCATTTGCTGTGacaacaaggacaagaagatcAAGAG TGATAACAATGAGGATGCAACAATGGTGGATACTCTGCTTGCAGGACTCCTCCCTTTGCCAGTGTTTGGTTcacccagcagcagcaccagcagtagtcaGAAGATGGTGATTGAAGTGTTGAATCCCCAAGCTGGCATGATGCTAGGTGTTGTTCTGGACTCCCTGGTAGTTCTTGACCGTGCTGTTGGA CTGCTGGGTGGGCTCTTGAAGTTGCTATACTATTGA
- the LOC135101327 gene encoding low-density lipoprotein receptor-like isoform X2 translates to MELHKRLSGGTEETGGKCIQKQCMCDGINGCSSGEDELVQLCGIVECREKNGGCEHLCFKTQKLYYFCQCQWYRLITKFNCESEDLTVTLQSVFSNILALHLYI, encoded by the exons ATGGAACTGCATAAGAGACTGTCAGGGGGAACTGAAGAAACTGGCGGGAAGTGCATCCAGAAGCAGTGCATGTGTGATGGCATCAATGGCTGCAGTagtggagag GATGAATTGGTGCAGCTGTGTGGCATTGTTGAGTGCCGGGAGAAGAATGGTGGGTGTGAGCACCTCTGCTTCAAAACTCAGAAGCTGTACTACTTCTGCCAGTGCCAGTGGTACAGACTCATCACAAAATTTAACTGTGAAAGTGAGGACTTGACTGTCACTCTTCAgtctgtattctcaaacatcttGGCCCTTCATCTCTACATCTGA
- the LOC135101327 gene encoding low-density lipoprotein receptor-like isoform X6, which produces MELHKRLSGGTEETGGKCIQKQCMCDGINGCSSGEDELVQLCGIVECREKNGGCEHLCFKTQKLYYFCQCQWYRLITKFNCEKLT; this is translated from the exons ATGGAACTGCATAAGAGACTGTCAGGGGGAACTGAAGAAACTGGCGGGAAGTGCATCCAGAAGCAGTGCATGTGTGATGGCATCAATGGCTGCAGTagtggagag GATGAATTGGTGCAGCTGTGTGGCATTGTTGAGTGCCGGGAGAAGAATGGTGGGTGTGAGCACCTCTGCTTCAAAACTCAGAAGCTGTACTACTTCTGCCAGTGCCAGTGGTACAGACTCATCACAAAATTTAACTGTGAAA AGCTCACATGA
- the LOC135101327 gene encoding low-density lipoprotein receptor-like isoform X5, which translates to MELHKRLSGGTEETGGKCIQKQCMCDGINGCSSGEDELVQLCGIVECREKNGGCEHLCFKTQKLYYFCQCQWYRLITKFNCETWLLL; encoded by the exons ATGGAACTGCATAAGAGACTGTCAGGGGGAACTGAAGAAACTGGCGGGAAGTGCATCCAGAAGCAGTGCATGTGTGATGGCATCAATGGCTGCAGTagtggagag GATGAATTGGTGCAGCTGTGTGGCATTGTTGAGTGCCGGGAGAAGAATGGTGGGTGTGAGCACCTCTGCTTCAAAACTCAGAAGCTGTACTACTTCTGCCAGTGCCAGTGGTACAGACTCATCACAAAATTTAACTGTGAAA CCTGGCTGCTGCTGTGA
- the LOC135101327 gene encoding uncharacterized protein LOC135101327 isoform X3, whose product MTSQSPSTKPLVLMIPVLLCPPSGNNEDAAMVDNLSEGLLPLAVFGSSSSSSSSSSSQKMVIEVSSPQDGMVLGVVLVSFAILDLAAGLLGGLLKLLYH is encoded by the exons ATGACTTCTCAGTCTCCCTCAACAAAACCACTTGTATTAATG ATACCAGTGTTATTGTGTCCTCCCAGTGGTAACAATGAGGATGCAGCAATGGTGGATAATCTGTCTGAAGGACTCCTCCCTTTGGCAGTATTTGGTTCatccagcagcagtagcagcagcagcagcagtcagaaGATGGTGATTGAAGTGTCGAGTCCCCAAGATGGCATGGTGCTGGGTGTTGTGCTGGTCTCCTTTGCAATTCTTGACCTTGCTGCTGGA CTGCTGGGTGGGCTCTTGAAGTTGCTATACCATTGA
- the LOC135101326 gene encoding peptidyl-prolyl cis-trans isomerase 6-like, whose amino-acid sequence MRFRFPEITIMRLFIWIVTVPTVYVFLMVAYTHSDSRDFKVTQEVFFLVERDGKPLGEMVFGLFGEAAPRTVRNFVTFATKGYKGKKYEGSKFHRVIKKFMIQGGDVVSGDGQGSISIYGETFADETLDIKHSRPGMLSMANRGPNTNGCQFFITTVATSWLDGHHVAFGKLVKGEEVLREIESVATDWQDRPLKDIVIYKSGRRPFVEAYYISDDPYNLRDWVKTMSVPIGFTVLLILGFHQCMKKFDAAIGDDEDKKPKKEAEKAKKKTVEKKRRYRKEEEENETEEETMGIETEEEEEKVEEAEGKKEEEKKEVKEKEKEKTGEVKKEVKEKEKEEGLRKRIVKGEKTGEKK is encoded by the exons ATGAGGTTCCGATTCCCCGAAATCACTATTATGCGACTGTTTATATGGATCGTCACTGTGCCGACGGTCTATGTTTTCCTGATGGTGGCGTACACACACTCtgat AGCCGTGACTTCAAGGTGACTCAAGAGGTATTCTTTTTAGTTGAGAGGGACGGGAAGCCTTTGGGCGAGATGGTGTTCGGCCTGTTCGGCGAGGCGGCTCCGCGGACCGTCAGGAACTTCGTCACTTTCGCCACCAAAGGCTACAAGGGCAAGAAGTACGAAGGCTCCAAGTTCCACCGGGTTATCAAAAAGTTCATGATACAAG GTGGTGACGTGGTGAGCGGGGACGGACAAGGCAGTATCTCCATCTACGGTGAAACCTTCGCTGACGAGACGCTGGACATTAAACATTCCCGCCCAGGCATGCTCAGTATGGCTAACCGAG GACCTAACACTAACGGCTGTCAGTTTTTCATCACCACCGTCGCCACGTCCTGGCTAGATGGACACCACGTGGCCTTTGGAAAG ttggtgaagggagaagaggttCTGCGAGAGATCGAGAGCGTGGCAACAGACTGGCAGGACCGCCCCTTGAAAGACATTGTCATCTACAAGTCCGGCAGACGTCCTTTCGTTGAGGCCTATTACATCAGCGACGACCCttacaa tttACGCGACTGGGTGAAGACGATGAGCGTTCCTATCGgcttcactgttcttctaatctTAGGTTTCCATCAGTGCATGAAGAAATTCGACGCAGCTATTGGCGATGACGAGGACAAGAAGCCGAAGAAGGAAGCGGagaaagcgaagaagaagaCTGTGGAAAAGAAGCGTAGAtataggaaagaggaggaagaaaatgaaacagaggaggaaacaatgggaattgaaacagaggaagaagaggagaaggtagaggaggcggaaggaaagaaggaagaagaaaagaaagaagtgaaggagaaagagaaggaaaagactggagaagtaaagaaagaagtgaaagaaaaggagaaggaagaaggactaAGGAAACGTAttgtaaagggagagaaaacaggagagaaaaaatga
- the LOC135101328 gene encoding low-density lipoprotein receptor-related protein 8-like isoform X2, protein MCDGINGCSSGEDELVQLCGIVECWEKNGGCEHLCFKTQKLYYFCQCQPAYRFKKFNCEDIDECVAPRSCSQYCTNTTGGFHCSSQPGYCCDSSNYTHCKADSGNPYLICHRYDIWILRLKDGEVTTLVKDARRTTAFNFHYKTNQIICCDNKDKKIKRTPPFASVWFTQQQHQQ, encoded by the exons ATGTGTGACGGCATCAATGGCTGCAGTagtggagag GATGAATTGGTGCAGCTGTGTGGCATTGTTGAGTGCTGGGAGAAGAATGGTGGGTGTGAGCACCTCTGCTTCAAAACTCAGAAGCTGTACTACTTCTGCCAGTGCCAGCCAGCTTACAGATTCAAGAAGTTTAACTGTGAAG ACATTGATGAGTGTGTGGCACCCAGGTCCTGCTCCCAGTATTGCACTAACACCACTGGTGGCTTTCACTGCTCCAGTCAGCCTGGCTACTGTTGTGACTCTTCCAACTACACACACTGCAAGGCTGATTCTGGCAATCCCTATCTCATCTGCCATAG ATACGACATTTGGATCCTGAGACTGAAGGATGGAGAAGTGACCACCCTTGTCAAGGATGCCAGGAGAACCACTGCTTTCAACTTCCACTACAAAACCAACCAGATCATTTGCTGTGacaacaaggacaagaagatcAAGAG GACTCCTCCCTTTGCCAGTGTTTGGTTcacccagcagcagcaccagcagtag